A region of Brevundimonas sp. NIBR10 DNA encodes the following proteins:
- a CDS encoding type II toxin-antitoxin system prevent-host-death family antitoxin — protein MIEVAVSAAKSQLTALVRQAEGGDDVFLTRNGRRVARITAAPARSKHLLSVEEKMKIIREIQESARGKFEPGFDAARSADFLYGDDGMPG, from the coding sequence ATGATCGAAGTAGCCGTTTCCGCCGCCAAATCCCAACTCACCGCCCTCGTCCGTCAGGCTGAGGGCGGGGACGACGTCTTCCTGACCCGGAACGGTCGTCGCGTCGCCCGGATCACGGCGGCCCCCGCGCGAAGCAAGCATCTGCTCTCGGTCGAAGAGAAGATGAAGATCATCCGGGAAATCCAGGAGTCCGCCCGAGGCAAGTTCGAGCCGGGCTTCGATGCGGCCCGCAGCGCGGACTTCCTGTACGGCGATGACGGTATGCCGGGGTGA
- a CDS encoding type II toxin-antitoxin system VapC family toxin translates to MIALDSSALIEVVARQSRADACSAVLLRSELIISAATLAEALIVSRRKKVASELDGLLELLNLEVETVDEAFAERAAYAYTRWGKGFHKVDLNYGDSFSYALAEMYQCPLLYVGNDFAQTDIVSALG, encoded by the coding sequence GTGATCGCACTCGACAGTTCGGCGCTGATCGAAGTAGTCGCCCGGCAATCGAGGGCGGATGCCTGTTCCGCCGTCCTGCTGCGGAGCGAACTTATCATCTCGGCGGCGACCCTCGCGGAGGCGCTGATCGTGTCTCGGCGCAAGAAGGTCGCGAGCGAGTTGGACGGCCTGCTGGAGTTGCTCAACCTCGAAGTGGAAACCGTGGACGAGGCTTTCGCCGAACGTGCCGCCTATGCCTACACCCGTTGGGGCAAGGGGTTTCACAAGGTTGACCTGAACTACGGCGACAGCTTCAGCTACGCCCTGGCCGAGATGTACCAGTGCCCCCTGCTCTACGTGGGCAACGACTTCGCCCAGACCGACATCGTCAGCGCTCTGGGCTGA
- the mnmH gene encoding tRNA 2-selenouridine(34) synthase MnmH translates to MIRLTTDLETDARAGYDALIDVRSPAEFAEDHIPGAINLPVLDDAQRAEVGTEYVQGSKFLARRRGAGLVARNIAAHLEGPLGEREGGFKPLVYCWRGGQRSHAMATVMDQVGWPVAQLTGGYQTWRRRVLARLYDVESEAEPLPPLVLLDGPTGVGKTAVLALMAERGAAVLDLEGLAAHRGSLFGATAQAQPPQKLFDSRLAVALEGLDPTRPVLVEAEASRIGALTLPPRLWAAMKAAPRIALTGSLDDRTAFSRAAYADIAADPEALDAVLSRLPLRLGRAVIERWKGLARDGDLSALIAELLETHYDPAYRRAASKYEVPVAAVASPVFGSEVAREASLAAIEAALHGFSPER, encoded by the coding sequence GTGATCCGGCTGACGACCGATCTCGAAACGGATGCGCGGGCGGGATACGACGCCCTGATCGATGTGCGCAGCCCGGCCGAGTTCGCCGAAGATCACATCCCCGGCGCGATCAACCTGCCGGTCCTCGACGATGCGCAGCGTGCCGAGGTGGGGACGGAATACGTCCAGGGCTCGAAATTCCTGGCGCGACGGCGCGGGGCGGGCCTGGTCGCGCGCAATATCGCGGCGCATTTGGAAGGGCCGCTGGGCGAGCGGGAGGGGGGTTTCAAGCCCCTGGTCTATTGCTGGCGCGGGGGTCAGAGGTCGCACGCCATGGCCACGGTCATGGATCAGGTCGGCTGGCCGGTCGCGCAGCTGACGGGCGGGTATCAGACCTGGCGACGACGGGTGCTGGCCCGATTGTACGATGTCGAAAGCGAGGCCGAGCCCCTGCCTCCGCTGGTCCTGCTGGACGGCCCGACCGGGGTCGGCAAGACGGCGGTGCTGGCCCTGATGGCCGAGCGCGGCGCGGCCGTGCTGGATCTCGAGGGGTTGGCGGCGCATCGCGGGTCTCTGTTCGGGGCGACGGCTCAGGCGCAGCCGCCCCAGAAGCTGTTCGACAGCCGGCTGGCGGTGGCGCTGGAGGGGCTCGATCCGACGCGGCCCGTGCTGGTCGAGGCCGAGGCCAGCCGCATTGGTGCCCTGACCCTGCCGCCCCGGCTGTGGGCCGCGATGAAGGCCGCGCCGCGCATCGCCCTGACCGGATCGCTGGACGACCGCACCGCCTTCAGCCGCGCCGCCTATGCCGACATAGCCGCCGATCCGGAGGCGCTGGATGCGGTGCTGTCGCGCCTGCCGCTGCGGCTGGGGCGGGCCGTGATCGAGCGGTGGAAGGGGCTGGCGCGGGACGGCGACCTGTCGGCCCTGATCGCCGAGCTTCTGGAGACCCACTACGACCCCGCCTATCGCCGCGCGGCCTCGAAATATGAGGTGCCGGTCGCCGCGGTGGCGTCGCCGGTGTTTGGATCAGAGGTCGCGCGGGAGGCTTCCCTGGCCGCGATCGAGGCGGCGCTGCACGGTTTCAGCCCAGAGCGCTGA
- the selD gene encoding selenide, water dikinase SelD, with protein MTTSATTPEPRLTSLAHGGGCGCKMAPERLRNILAEMPSAAAFSSLLVGTETSDDAAVWKISEDQAVVATTDFFMPMVDDPFVFGQIAATNALSDVYAMGGRPILALAILGMPINVLSDATIRQVLAGGAEVCGRAGIPVAGGHSIDSVEPIYGLAAIGLVDPARVLTNKGARVGDRLILTKGIGVGVLSAAFKQDRLSDAGYAALVASTTQLNAVGTLLPGTPGVHAVTDVTGFGLLGHALEMARGAGVTVEIDEAAVPMLAGVEALARDGVATGASARNWSSYAEGVVLPDGIEGWRRTLLTDPQTSGGLLIAVAEDRCEAVLDLVRGESFGLAAEIGRIAAGPAVVRVS; from the coding sequence ATGACCACAAGCGCCACCACCCCCGAACCCCGTCTGACCTCGCTCGCCCACGGGGGCGGGTGCGGGTGCAAGATGGCGCCGGAGCGGTTGAGGAACATCCTGGCCGAGATGCCGTCGGCGGCCGCCTTTTCGTCGCTGCTGGTGGGGACCGAGACCTCGGACGACGCGGCGGTGTGGAAGATCAGCGAGGATCAGGCGGTGGTGGCGACCACCGACTTCTTCATGCCGATGGTCGACGACCCCTTCGTGTTCGGCCAGATCGCGGCGACCAACGCCCTGTCCGACGTCTATGCCATGGGCGGCCGGCCGATCCTGGCCCTGGCCATCCTGGGGATGCCGATCAACGTCCTGTCAGACGCCACGATCCGTCAGGTGCTGGCAGGCGGGGCCGAGGTCTGTGGGCGGGCGGGGATCCCGGTCGCGGGCGGCCATTCGATCGATTCGGTCGAGCCGATCTATGGACTGGCGGCCATCGGGCTGGTCGATCCGGCGCGGGTATTGACGAACAAGGGGGCGCGGGTCGGTGATCGGCTGATCCTGACCAAGGGGATCGGCGTCGGGGTGCTGAGCGCGGCCTTCAAGCAGGACCGGCTGTCGGACGCGGGCTATGCGGCGCTGGTCGCCTCGACGACCCAGCTGAACGCGGTCGGCACCCTGTTGCCGGGGACGCCGGGGGTTCATGCCGTCACCGACGTGACCGGGTTCGGCCTTCTGGGTCATGCGCTGGAGATGGCGCGCGGGGCGGGGGTCACGGTCGAGATCGACGAGGCGGCGGTGCCCATGCTGGCCGGGGTCGAGGCGCTGGCGCGGGATGGCGTCGCGACGGGGGCGTCGGCGCGCAACTGGTCGAGCTATGCCGAGGGCGTGGTGTTGCCGGACGGGATCGAGGGCTGGCGGCGCACCCTGCTGACAGACCCCCAGACCAGCGGCGGCCTGTTGATTGCGGTGGCCGAGGACCGGTGCGAGGCAGTGCTCGATCTGGTCCGGGGCGAAAGCTTCGGCCTGGCCGCCGAGATCGGGCGGATCGCGGCGGGACCGGCGGTCGTGCGCGTCTCGTGA
- a CDS encoding Gfo/Idh/MocA family oxidoreductase: MNPTQLHAPLRAGVAGVGVMGRNHARVLSEMREFDLALVFDPDAVTAQGVAEAYGASPVTAAADFVAGGLEAAIVSTPNRHHADLSVALLEAGVHVLVEKPIAATVADAQRMIDAAKANDRVLMVGQVERFNPAVEAVKRAIAGEDVISIQITRVGPFPPRMGEVGVVIDLAVHDIDIIRHLTGSEIAEVQPQLARTRADREDTALLQFRLENGAIAHITTNWVTPYKTRTLQVATHNKFVVADLMTRQVTEYFGQQPDGSYSTRGLMSWPNEPLKKELEAFAHAIRTGETPAVTGEDGLRNLEVALRCLGEG; this comes from the coding sequence ATGAACCCGACCCAGCTGCACGCTCCCCTCCGCGCCGGCGTCGCCGGTGTCGGCGTCATGGGCAGGAACCACGCCCGCGTTCTGTCCGAAATGCGCGAGTTCGACCTGGCCCTGGTGTTCGATCCCGATGCGGTGACCGCGCAAGGCGTCGCCGAGGCCTACGGGGCCAGCCCGGTCACGGCGGCGGCCGATTTCGTCGCAGGCGGGCTCGAGGCCGCGATCGTCTCCACCCCCAACCGCCACCATGCGGACCTGTCGGTGGCCCTGCTGGAAGCCGGCGTCCATGTGCTGGTCGAAAAGCCGATCGCCGCCACCGTCGCCGACGCCCAGCGGATGATCGACGCGGCCAAGGCCAACGACCGGGTCCTGATGGTCGGTCAGGTCGAGCGGTTCAATCCGGCGGTCGAGGCGGTCAAGCGCGCCATCGCGGGCGAGGACGTGATCTCGATCCAGATCACCCGCGTCGGCCCCTTCCCGCCCCGGATGGGCGAGGTCGGGGTGGTCATCGACCTGGCCGTCCACGACATCGACATCATCCGCCACCTGACGGGGTCGGAGATCGCCGAGGTCCAGCCGCAGCTGGCCCGCACCCGGGCCGACCGTGAGGACACGGCGTTGCTTCAGTTCCGGCTCGAGAACGGCGCCATCGCCCACATCACCACCAACTGGGTGACCCCCTACAAGACCCGCACATTGCAGGTCGCGACCCACAACAAGTTCGTCGTCGCCGACCTGATGACCCGTCAGGTCACCGAATATTTCGGCCAGCAGCCCGATGGCTCCTATTCCACGCGCGGCCTGATGAGCTGGCCCAACGAGCCGCTCAAGAAGGAACTCGAAGCCTTCGCCCACGCCATCCGCACCGGCGAGACGCCGGCGGTGACCGGCGAGGACGGGTTGCGGAATCTCGAAGTCGCGCTGAGGTGCCTCGGCGAGGGGTGA
- a CDS encoding DegT/DnrJ/EryC1/StrS aminotransferase family protein: MLPFIDLQAQRRRLGGRIEAAMMAAVESGAYVMGPPVREFETALAAFGGAKHALGCGNGTDALVLPLKAWGVGPGDAVFVPSFTFCATAEIVPWTGATPVFIDIDATTYNMDPGHLEAAIEATIAEGKLKPKVVIAVDLFGQPADYPAIKAICDRHGLKLISDSAQGFGCTIDGEHPLKWADATTTSFFPAKPLGCYGDGGAVLTNDDALAELIDSFRVHGKAVSQDLVGRTFEHDTKYLNMRVGMNSRLDTVQAAVLIEKLKVFGQEIEWRNRIAARYNDLLASHVASVPQTPAGNVSNWAQYTIEHPDRDGLAVHLREQGVPSAVYYPIPLHLQPAYDMHPRGPQGLPVTEAKMKVVISLPMHSDLDEATQDRIVAAVASYKG, translated from the coding sequence ATGTTGCCCTTCATCGACCTACAGGCCCAGCGGCGTCGTCTCGGTGGCAGGATCGAGGCCGCCATGATGGCCGCCGTCGAGAGCGGCGCCTATGTCATGGGCCCGCCGGTGCGCGAGTTCGAGACCGCCCTGGCCGCTTTCGGTGGGGCGAAACACGCCCTCGGTTGTGGCAACGGCACCGATGCCCTGGTCCTGCCGCTGAAGGCCTGGGGCGTGGGCCCCGGCGATGCGGTCTTCGTGCCCAGCTTCACCTTCTGCGCCACCGCCGAGATCGTGCCGTGGACAGGCGCGACGCCGGTCTTCATCGACATCGACGCCACGACCTACAACATGGACCCCGGCCATCTGGAGGCCGCCATCGAGGCGACGATCGCCGAGGGGAAGCTGAAGCCGAAGGTGGTCATCGCCGTCGACCTGTTCGGCCAGCCCGCCGACTATCCGGCCATCAAGGCCATCTGCGACAGACACGGGCTGAAGCTGATATCGGACTCGGCGCAAGGGTTCGGCTGTACGATTGACGGAGAGCATCCGCTGAAATGGGCCGATGCGACGACGACCAGCTTCTTCCCGGCCAAGCCGCTGGGTTGTTATGGCGACGGCGGGGCGGTGCTGACCAATGACGACGCCCTGGCCGAGCTGATCGACAGCTTCCGCGTCCACGGCAAGGCCGTGTCGCAGGACCTGGTTGGTCGGACCTTCGAGCACGACACCAAATATCTGAACATGCGGGTCGGGATGAACTCGCGCCTCGACACCGTCCAGGCCGCTGTCCTGATCGAGAAGCTGAAGGTCTTCGGTCAGGAGATCGAATGGCGCAACCGGATCGCGGCCCGCTACAACGACCTGCTGGCCTCGCACGTCGCCTCGGTGCCGCAGACGCCGGCCGGCAATGTCTCCAACTGGGCCCAGTACACGATCGAGCATCCGGACCGGGACGGTCTGGCGGTTCACCTGCGCGAACAGGGCGTGCCGTCGGCGGTCTATTATCCGATCCCGCTGCATCTTCAGCCGGCCTATGACATGCACCCGCGCGGACCGCAGGGTCTTCCGGTGACCGAGGCCAAGATGAAGGTGGTCATCAGCCTGCCGATGCACTCCGATCTGGACGAGGCGACCCAGGACCGGATCGTCGCCGCCGTCGCCTCGTACAAGGGCTGA
- a CDS encoding HAD family hydrolase, whose amino-acid sequence MTTQALVPAVFLDRDGVLNEDTHYPHLEEHLTLIPGAAEAVRRLNGLGYMAVIVTNQSGVARRLFTLDQMNAFNDLLVRKLAVQGARIGAVYACPWHSDGSDPDWIHPDHPDRKPNAGMILKAMQDHPIDPARSFLIGDRDSDIEAAKRAGIPGFLFPGGDLSQFVDELLGT is encoded by the coding sequence ATGACCACGCAAGCGCTTGTTCCGGCGGTCTTCCTCGACCGCGACGGCGTCCTCAACGAGGACACCCACTATCCGCATCTGGAAGAGCATCTGACGCTGATCCCCGGCGCGGCCGAGGCGGTGCGGCGGCTGAACGGCCTGGGATACATGGCGGTGATCGTGACCAACCAGTCGGGCGTGGCGCGCCGGCTGTTCACCCTGGACCAGATGAACGCCTTCAACGACCTGCTGGTGCGCAAACTGGCCGTCCAGGGGGCGCGGATCGGGGCGGTCTATGCCTGCCCCTGGCATTCCGACGGCTCCGACCCCGACTGGATCCACCCCGACCACCCGGACCGCAAGCCCAACGCCGGCATGATCCTGAAGGCCATGCAGGATCACCCTATCGACCCGGCCCGCTCCTTCCTGATCGGCGACCGCGATTCGGACATCGAGGCGGCGAAGCGGGCAGGCATTCCGGGCTTCCTGTTTCCCGGCGGCGACCTGTCCCAGTTCGTCGACGAGCTGCTGGGCACCTGA
- a CDS encoding alpha/beta hydrolase, with protein MPTSTVPYAERRWTSHDGLSLFARDYAPGSGATHLPVIAIHGLTRNSADFDAIAPLIARGGRRVLAVDVRGRGRSDRAPDPMTYSPEVYAKDVLALMDQSGIDRAVFLGTSMGGLITMAIAGMKPRIVTAAILNDIGPEVSPQGLARIAAYSGQAVDTPTWAAAADYARSINAVAFPHYGDADWEAFARRIFREGTEGSPVLDYDPDIAVPIRAAGAKALVPNLWPWFRKLAKKRPVLVVRGATSDLLSAEIAAKMKKAAPAMILAEIPGIGHAPMLDEPEAKAAIFEFLSDLP; from the coding sequence TTGCCGACATCGACCGTTCCCTATGCCGAGCGACGCTGGACGTCGCACGACGGGCTCAGCCTGTTCGCCCGCGACTATGCCCCCGGGTCGGGCGCGACCCATCTGCCGGTCATCGCCATCCACGGCCTGACCCGAAACAGCGCCGACTTCGACGCCATCGCGCCCCTGATCGCGCGGGGCGGCCGACGCGTTCTGGCCGTCGACGTGCGCGGGCGGGGCCGGTCGGACCGGGCCCCCGACCCCATGACCTATTCGCCCGAGGTCTATGCGAAGGACGTGCTCGCCCTGATGGACCAGTCGGGCATCGACCGGGCCGTCTTCCTGGGCACCTCCATGGGCGGGCTGATCACCATGGCGATCGCGGGCATGAAGCCGCGTATCGTGACCGCCGCGATCCTGAATGACATCGGCCCGGAGGTCTCGCCCCAGGGCCTGGCCCGGATCGCCGCCTATTCCGGCCAGGCGGTGGACACCCCGACCTGGGCCGCCGCCGCCGACTATGCCCGGTCGATCAATGCCGTCGCCTTTCCCCACTACGGCGACGCCGACTGGGAGGCGTTTGCGCGCCGCATCTTCCGCGAAGGCACCGAGGGGTCGCCGGTGCTGGACTATGATCCCGACATCGCCGTGCCGATCCGGGCAGCGGGGGCCAAGGCCCTGGTCCCCAACCTGTGGCCCTGGTTCCGCAAGCTGGCCAAGAAGCGGCCGGTGCTGGTGGTGCGCGGCGCGACCTCCGACCTGCTCAGCGCCGAGATCGCCGCCAAGATGAAGAAGGCCGCCCCTGCCATGATCCTGGCCGAGATCCCCGGCATCGGCCACGCCCCCATGCTGGACGAGCCCGAGGCCAAGGCCGCGATCTTCGAGTTCCTGTCCGATCTCCCCTGA
- a CDS encoding response regulator transcription factor — MRILLVEDDVDLSRQLKTALSDAGYAVDHAADGEEAHFLGDTEPYDCIILDLGLPKIDGVSVLERWRRDGKATPVLILTARGAWSDKVSGFDAGADDYLTKPFHTEELLARLRALLRRSAGIASATLSCGGLRLDPRAARATVNGEPLRLTSLEYRLLHYMMMHQGRVISRTELVEHLYDQDFDRDSNTIEVFIGRVRKKVGSDRIETVRGLGYRLTPLAGEAVEA; from the coding sequence ATGCGCATCCTGCTCGTCGAGGACGACGTCGATCTGTCGCGTCAGTTGAAGACCGCCCTGTCCGACGCCGGCTATGCCGTCGATCACGCGGCCGACGGCGAGGAAGCCCATTTCCTGGGCGACACCGAACCCTATGACTGCATCATCCTGGATCTGGGTCTGCCCAAGATCGACGGGGTCTCGGTGCTGGAACGCTGGCGGCGCGACGGCAAGGCCACGCCCGTGCTGATCCTGACCGCGCGCGGGGCCTGGTCCGACAAGGTGTCGGGCTTCGACGCCGGGGCCGACGACTATCTGACCAAGCCCTTCCACACCGAGGAGCTTCTTGCCCGGCTGCGCGCCCTGCTGCGGCGTTCGGCGGGGATCGCGTCGGCGACCCTGTCGTGCGGGGGTTTGCGCCTCGATCCGCGCGCGGCCCGCGCCACCGTCAACGGCGAACCCCTGCGGCTGACCTCGCTCGAATACCGGCTTCTGCATTACATGATGATGCACCAGGGCCGGGTGATCAGCCGGACCGAACTGGTCGAACACCTGTACGATCAGGACTTCGACCGCGATTCCAACACCATCGAGGTCTTCATCGGCCGGGTGCGCAAGAAGGTCGGGTCCGACCGGATCGAGACCGTGCGCGGCCTCGGCTATCGCCTGACCCCCCTGGCGGGCGAAGCGGTCGAGGCGTGA
- a CDS encoding sensor histidine kinase: MNQAARETPVDETTGVETPAPTGSPTPLSRGWRRWQLGAGRSLTRRLVLLAAAWIAAALVITGFVLTSQFQESGLRRLGGVLNQTIDTLALRTTAAPTKVVTPQILDERTQQPLSGKYWSVAEPDGQGGFRVLARSLSIWDSDIPAPSNLVERLNAGFGQTLTYNDVGPIGEPLRVAATMKILPGRQTPVIFLAAIDRSEIDADTRDFATLTWISLALLGLGLMAAVFIQVRIGLNPLYDLRVEIANVRHGKAARIERSYPIEIAPLAEQVNRLLDHNQEVVERQRTHVGNLAHALKTPLSVMLAEADGRDEPLANLVRRQTEIMKGQVDHHLRRARAAARAAHGLGERTPVDAVLDEMAVMLERVFQSKDVEIDWRAPDDLAFLGERQDLQEILGNLIENACKWSKRRVRISAGASGLGQMIVVVEDDGPGLPEDQREGALKRGQRMDEEAPGSGLGLSIVDDLTRAYGGRLTLAASDMGGLKVILELPAADA, from the coding sequence ATGAATCAGGCCGCGCGCGAGACCCCCGTGGACGAAACGACGGGCGTCGAGACACCGGCTCCGACAGGGTCGCCGACTCCCCTGTCGCGCGGATGGCGGCGCTGGCAGCTGGGGGCCGGCCGGTCCCTGACCCGGCGACTGGTCCTGCTGGCGGCGGCCTGGATCGCGGCGGCCCTGGTCATCACCGGCTTCGTCCTGACCTCCCAGTTCCAGGAATCCGGACTGCGGCGCCTCGGCGGCGTGCTCAACCAGACCATCGACACCCTGGCCCTGCGGACCACCGCCGCACCGACCAAGGTGGTCACGCCCCAGATCCTCGACGAACGCACCCAGCAACCCCTGTCGGGCAAATACTGGTCGGTCGCCGAGCCGGACGGGCAGGGCGGCTTTCGCGTCCTGGCCCGCTCCCTGTCGATCTGGGACAGCGACATCCCGGCACCGTCGAACCTGGTGGAGCGTCTGAACGCAGGCTTCGGCCAGACCCTGACCTACAATGACGTCGGCCCGATCGGCGAGCCGCTGCGCGTGGCCGCCACGATGAAGATCCTGCCCGGCCGCCAGACGCCGGTGATCTTCCTGGCCGCCATCGACCGGTCCGAGATCGACGCCGACACCCGCGACTTCGCCACCCTGACCTGGATTTCCCTGGCCCTTCTGGGGCTCGGTCTGATGGCGGCGGTGTTCATCCAGGTGCGGATCGGGCTGAACCCCCTCTATGACCTGCGGGTCGAGATCGCCAACGTCCGCCACGGCAAGGCGGCGCGGATCGAACGGTCCTATCCGATCGAGATCGCCCCCCTGGCCGAACAGGTCAACCGGCTGCTGGACCACAATCAGGAGGTGGTCGAGCGCCAGCGCACCCACGTCGGCAACCTGGCCCATGCGCTGAAGACCCCCCTGTCGGTCATGCTGGCCGAGGCCGACGGCCGCGACGAACCCCTGGCCAATCTGGTCCGCCGTCAGACCGAGATCATGAAGGGCCAGGTCGATCACCACCTGCGCCGCGCCCGCGCCGCCGCCCGCGCCGCCCACGGCCTGGGCGAACGCACCCCCGTCGACGCGGTGCTGGACGAAATGGCGGTCATGCTGGAGCGGGTGTTCCAGTCAAAGGACGTCGAGATCGACTGGCGCGCGCCCGACGACCTGGCCTTCCTGGGCGAGCGCCAGGATCTGCAAGAGATCCTCGGCAATCTGATCGAGAACGCCTGCAAATGGTCGAAACGTCGCGTGCGCATCTCGGCCGGGGCCAGCGGACTGGGCCAGATGATCGTGGTGGTCGAGGATGACGGCCCCGGCCTGCCCGAGGACCAGCGCGAGGGGGCCTTGAAGCGCGGACAGCGGATGGACGAGGAGGCGCCGGGTTCGGGCCTGGGCCTGTCCATCGTTGACGATCTGACCCGCGCCTATGGCGGCCGCCTGACCCTGGCCGCCAGCGACATGGGTGGCCTCAAGGTCATCCTCGAGCTTCCCGCTGCGGACGCCTGA
- the ccmI gene encoding c-type cytochrome biogenesis protein CcmI codes for MIAFWILAALATALAGWLVLTGARRGVDAGALGAPDLAAAELGELDRLKARGLLAEDAFAAARAEAARRLIATPEEIAPTATGSRIEQRILLAGLALTALLAAGLYVLSGTPGLPDQPYVARVNEWATGATPLEPVQVAAVLARDAAAEPENMQLQSMLGAARFQAGDSIGAASAFRRVLAADPNDARSWARLGESLVRSQDGVVGVEAEVAFREAARRDPGQLGALYFLGEAAMARGDVNGVRVTWTPLIAALDPADPRRADLVRRLARIEAGERTPPSEATS; via the coding sequence ATGATCGCTTTCTGGATCCTGGCCGCCCTTGCGACCGCGCTGGCGGGCTGGCTTGTGCTGACCGGCGCGCGCCGGGGCGTTGACGCCGGTGCCCTGGGCGCGCCCGACCTCGCCGCCGCCGAACTGGGCGAGCTGGACCGGTTGAAGGCCCGCGGACTGCTGGCCGAGGATGCCTTCGCCGCCGCCCGCGCCGAGGCCGCCCGCCGCCTGATCGCCACGCCCGAAGAGATCGCCCCGACCGCGACCGGCAGCCGGATCGAGCAGCGCATCCTGCTGGCCGGGCTGGCCCTGACCGCGCTCCTCGCGGCCGGCCTCTATGTCCTGAGCGGAACGCCCGGCCTGCCGGACCAGCCCTATGTCGCGCGGGTCAATGAGTGGGCGACGGGTGCCACGCCGCTCGAACCGGTCCAGGTCGCCGCCGTCCTGGCCCGCGACGCCGCCGCCGAACCCGAGAACATGCAGCTGCAGTCCATGCTGGGCGCTGCCCGCTTCCAGGCCGGAGACTCTATCGGCGCGGCCTCCGCCTTCCGCCGCGTCCTGGCCGCCGACCCGAACGACGCCCGCAGCTGGGCGCGGCTGGGCGAAAGCCTGGTCCGGTCCCAGGACGGCGTCGTCGGCGTCGAAGCCGAGGTCGCCTTCCGCGAGGCGGCCCGCCGCGACCCCGGCCAGCTCGGCGCCCTGTATTTCCTCGGCGAGGCCGCGATGGCGCGCGGCGACGTCAACGGGGTGCGCGTGACCTGGACCCCCCTGATCGCGGCCCTCGATCCCGCCGACCCGCGCCGCGCCGATCTGGTCCGTCGTCTGGCCCGCATCGAGGCCGGCGAACGCACACCCCCGTCGGAGGCGACGTCATGA
- the ccmE gene encoding cytochrome c maturation protein CcmE, with protein MSWLPRSPKARRRLWIVAAAAPILALAVGLSLWAMNDSVTYFFSPSEATAEAAPPGRDVRLGGLVEAGSVERHGAETVFSITDNAAVTRVVFQGDLPDLFREGQGIVAEGSFRPDRTFVARQVLAKHDETYMPREVADRLKEKGEWRPAQTPT; from the coding sequence ATGAGCTGGCTTCCCCGATCGCCCAAGGCGCGCCGTCGGCTGTGGATCGTCGCCGCCGCCGCCCCGATCCTGGCCCTGGCCGTCGGCCTGTCGCTGTGGGCCATGAACGACAGCGTGACCTATTTCTTCTCGCCGTCCGAGGCGACGGCAGAGGCGGCCCCTCCCGGCCGCGACGTCCGTCTGGGAGGTCTGGTCGAGGCCGGTAGCGTCGAACGTCACGGGGCCGAGACCGTGTTTTCGATCACCGACAATGCCGCCGTCACACGCGTCGTCTTCCAGGGCGACCTGCCCGACCTGTTCCGCGAGGGTCAGGGCATCGTGGCTGAAGGGTCCTTCCGCCCCGACCGCACCTTCGTGGCCCGACAGGTCCTGGCCAAGCACGACGAAACCTATATGCCGCGCGAAGTCGCCGACCGCCTGAAGGAAAAAGGCGAGTGGCGGCCGGCCCAGACCCCCACATGA